Proteins encoded in a region of the Paenibacillus pedocola genome:
- a CDS encoding Na+/H+ antiporter: METFLAVLLLLGLIAASNIVNRFIPFVPIPLIQIGLGVIAAMVPTGIHMSFEPELFFVLFIAPLLFNDGKRTPRDELWNLRAPILLLALGLVFVTVFVAGYAIHWMIPAIPLAASFALAAILSPTDAVAVSSLAGRVHLPGSIHRILEGESLMNDASGLVAFKFAIAAAVTGVFSLPKAALSFVLIAAGGLLLGALLSFLLIRLSVFLRRFGMEDVTMHVLLQILTPFIIYLISEEIGVSGILAVVAGGVVNAIEKDRAVSPQYKLQLVSASTWSVLLFILNGMVFLILGVSVPDVVEVIYHDQSLNNFMVAGYVLVITMLLIVLRFLWIYLYSIFESRRLKVVRSPLKSQLITSISGVRGAVTLAGAFSIPLTLGDGSLFPQRDLIIAIAAGVILMSLLIASVLLPLLAEEEETAAVVLKEGTGNPELAARSVVIDAGMTMLRSLVSETGTGSAQPALLEFTDKIDRLCGLKTENDPKAEQFRRLGIEARLNGLEAERTELRRMTENGMLPAPVAVKMEELLDHKEAVLCRRFDTQVKFSLTEIQRLLSGIFTGRLSGSEGRQAIQNAEEARKAKIAMCQAAVTAVSSGINETNREAAQLVIDKYEKMESRLEQGDGWSKEGVIDDQNFELKLKAIQEQRDTVQQMYQNGAINLKIAGKLRRFVDQLETSIWED, encoded by the coding sequence TTGGAGACTTTTCTTGCCGTGCTTTTACTGCTCGGGCTTATTGCGGCATCAAATATTGTGAACCGGTTTATTCCGTTTGTGCCGATTCCCCTGATCCAGATCGGGCTGGGTGTAATTGCCGCAATGGTCCCGACAGGAATACATATGTCCTTTGAACCTGAACTGTTTTTCGTCTTATTTATTGCACCGTTATTGTTTAATGACGGCAAACGGACACCGCGCGATGAGCTATGGAATCTGCGGGCGCCCATTCTGCTGCTGGCTCTGGGGCTGGTCTTCGTAACGGTATTTGTGGCCGGATATGCCATCCACTGGATGATCCCAGCGATTCCACTGGCGGCATCGTTTGCACTGGCGGCAATTCTCTCGCCTACCGATGCTGTTGCGGTCAGTTCGCTGGCGGGAAGGGTGCATCTGCCGGGCAGTATTCACCGGATACTGGAGGGCGAATCGCTGATGAATGACGCTTCCGGTCTGGTCGCCTTTAAATTTGCCATTGCCGCTGCGGTTACCGGAGTCTTCTCATTGCCCAAAGCAGCACTGAGCTTCGTCCTAATTGCCGCGGGGGGCTTGCTGCTCGGGGCACTGCTGTCCTTTCTGCTGATCCGGTTAAGCGTATTTCTGCGCAGGTTCGGCATGGAGGACGTCACCATGCACGTGCTGCTGCAGATCCTTACACCGTTCATCATCTATCTGATCAGTGAGGAGATCGGAGTATCCGGCATCCTGGCGGTCGTAGCCGGGGGTGTAGTCAATGCGATCGAAAAGGACCGTGCCGTCTCGCCGCAGTATAAGCTGCAGTTAGTGTCGGCCAGCACCTGGTCGGTGCTGCTGTTTATCCTCAACGGGATGGTATTCCTTATTCTCGGGGTGTCGGTTCCGGATGTCGTAGAGGTCATTTACCATGATCAAAGTCTTAATAACTTTATGGTAGCCGGCTATGTTCTGGTCATTACGATGCTGCTTATAGTGCTGCGCTTTCTCTGGATATACCTCTATTCAATCTTCGAAAGCCGCCGGCTGAAGGTGGTGCGGTCGCCGCTTAAATCACAGCTGATTACCTCCATTTCTGGTGTACGGGGAGCCGTTACATTAGCCGGAGCCTTTTCTATTCCTCTGACTTTGGGAGACGGTTCACTATTTCCCCAGCGTGATCTGATTATCGCGATTGCGGCAGGCGTTATCCTGATGTCGCTGCTGATTGCCAGTGTCCTGTTACCGCTTTTGGCAGAGGAAGAGGAGACTGCAGCTGTAGTTCTGAAGGAAGGCACGGGGAATCCGGAGCTGGCCGCAAGATCAGTAGTGATTGATGCGGGCATGACTATGCTCCGGAGCCTCGTCAGCGAGACGGGCACGGGCTCGGCACAGCCTGCTTTGCTTGAATTCACCGACAAAATCGACCGCCTCTGCGGTCTCAAAACCGAAAATGATCCTAAAGCGGAGCAGTTCCGCCGCTTAGGGATTGAAGCCCGGCTGAACGGCCTGGAGGCGGAGCGGACGGAACTGCGGCGGATGACGGAGAACGGCATGCTGCCGGCACCCGTCGCGGTGAAGATGGAAGAACTGCTGGATCATAAGGAGGCCGTCCTTTGCCGGCGGTTCGATACGCAGGTGAAATTCTCATTGACTGAGATTCAGCGTCTTCTCTCCGGGATATTCACCGGGCGGCTCAGCGGCAGTGAAGGCCGCCAGGCGATACAGAATGCGGAAGAGGCCCGAAAGGCTAAAATCGCGATGTGCCAGGCAGCGGTCACGGCTGTGAGCAGCGGGATCAATGAGACAAACCGCGAAGCTGCACAGCTGGTAATTGACAAATATGAGAAGATGGAGTCACGGCTTGAGCAAGGAGACGGATGGAGCAAAGAAGGAGTGATCGACGATCAGAATTTTGAGCTTAAGCTGAAGGCGATCCAGGAGCAGCGGGATACGGTACAGCAAATGTACCAGAACGGTGCGATCAATCTTAAAATCGCCGGCAAGCTGCGCCGGTTCGTCGACCAATTAGAGACATCAATCTGGGAGGATTAA
- a CDS encoding GNAT family N-acetyltransferase, with protein sequence MGEIIAGGLSFEEIKEEHLAEVLDIYNYYVLNTTVSFHTEPQTLPEMRNSVLSGDPRFKSYAILQDGSLEGYVLITRHKNKQAYDTSGEISVYLKPGSGGRGLGGQALRFIEERAAELKFHVLVATVCADNEPSRRLFTRHGYEQSALFKEIGHKFGQWLDIASYQKIIGQTSSS encoded by the coding sequence ATGGGGGAAATCATTGCTGGCGGGCTGTCTTTTGAGGAGATCAAGGAAGAACATCTGGCTGAGGTGCTGGATATTTATAATTATTATGTGTTGAATACAACGGTTTCTTTCCATACCGAACCACAGACCTTGCCGGAAATGCGCAATTCCGTGCTAAGCGGCGACCCTCGGTTCAAATCCTATGCCATCCTGCAGGATGGCAGTTTGGAGGGTTATGTTCTTATAACCAGACATAAAAATAAGCAGGCGTATGACACCTCCGGTGAAATCAGTGTGTACCTGAAGCCGGGCAGCGGCGGGCGGGGACTCGGCGGACAAGCGCTGCGGTTTATTGAAGAGCGCGCTGCCGAGCTTAAGTTCCATGTACTGGTCGCTACGGTGTGTGCGGATAATGAGCCAAGCCGCCGCTTATTTACCAGACACGGTTATGAGCAGAGCGCGCTGTTCAAGGAAATCGGCCACAAATTCGGACAGTGGCTGGATATTGCCAGCTATCAGAAGATTATCGGCCAAACGTCCTCCAGCTAG
- a CDS encoding YitT family protein produces MRPFLRYTVILLGGLLIAAGTNFFLVPYKILDGGIIGIALIINYLTGTKIGLAIIVCSLPIFLLAWVKERDIFYNSILGLVISSFLIELLGPLQFYFLYYIELGSISSAIIGGFLMGSGLGLMLRFKASTGGTDLLAKFLKRYVPLNVGVIIFLTDIVIIGAGGLLISKETFFHSILTIFSGGVATGLCTLETKPDNTWK; encoded by the coding sequence ATGCGCCCATTTTTGCGGTACACCGTCATATTATTGGGGGGGCTGCTTATTGCAGCGGGAACTAATTTTTTTCTTGTCCCTTACAAAATTCTGGACGGCGGAATAATCGGCATTGCCCTAATTATCAATTATTTGACCGGTACAAAAATCGGACTGGCTATTATCGTGTGCAGCCTCCCCATTTTTCTGCTTGCCTGGGTAAAGGAACGGGACATTTTTTATAACAGCATTCTCGGGCTTGTAATCTCCTCGTTCCTGATCGAGCTGCTCGGGCCGCTCCAGTTTTATTTTCTCTATTACATTGAGCTAGGCTCAATCTCAAGCGCCATTATCGGCGGCTTTCTGATGGGCAGCGGGCTCGGGCTAATGCTGCGTTTCAAGGCGAGTACAGGGGGGACGGATCTGCTTGCTAAATTTCTGAAACGGTATGTTCCGTTGAATGTTGGGGTCATTATTTTTCTGACGGACATTGTTATTATCGGGGCTGGCGGTCTGCTCATCTCCAAAGAAACCTTTTTCCATTCGATCCTGACAATCTTTTCGGGGGGCGTTGCGACGGGATTATGTACCCTTGAAACCAAACCCGACAACACATGGAAATAA
- a CDS encoding threonine/serine exporter family protein, translated as MDSSSNNSNTSAHDIIDLCLLAGKIMLQSGAETYRVEDTMSRMAAALGFPGAHSYVTPTVIMFTTNRTEPVKLFRIAERTTDLQKVSEVNDISRRLSERQLTAAEARERLGAVDDAAHAYPAWLQIAAAALTGACFTVMFKGSLWDALPALLASALGFAAATYLHRLVQIRFFAEFSASFLIGLLAFLSVKAGIGQEMDKIIIGSVMPLVPGLLITNAVRDLMAGHLVSGLSKGADAFLTAFAIGTGIGLVLSLF; from the coding sequence TTGGATAGCTCAAGCAATAACAGCAATACTTCCGCGCATGATATAATCGACCTGTGCCTGCTGGCAGGTAAAATCATGCTGCAAAGCGGCGCGGAAACCTATCGCGTAGAGGACACCATGTCCCGCATGGCAGCAGCCTTAGGTTTTCCCGGAGCACACAGCTATGTGACCCCTACGGTTATTATGTTTACGACGAACAGAACCGAGCCGGTAAAGCTGTTCCGGATCGCCGAACGGACAACCGATCTGCAAAAGGTGTCGGAGGTCAACGACATCTCCCGCCGTCTCAGCGAGCGCCAGCTCACAGCAGCCGAAGCCCGCGAGCGGCTTGGGGCTGTTGACGATGCCGCGCACGCCTATCCGGCCTGGCTGCAGATCGCTGCAGCTGCCCTCACCGGCGCATGTTTCACCGTAATGTTCAAGGGCAGCCTGTGGGATGCCCTCCCGGCCCTCCTCGCGTCCGCATTAGGCTTCGCCGCTGCAACCTACCTGCACCGGCTTGTCCAGATCAGATTCTTCGCGGAGTTCAGCGCCTCGTTCCTGATCGGCCTGCTTGCTTTCCTGTCTGTTAAAGCGGGTATCGGCCAGGAGATGGACAAGATTATTATCGGGTCCGTGATGCCGCTCGTTCCGGGTCTGCTCATTACCAATGCCGTCCGTGATCTTATGGCCGGGCATCTGGTCTCCGGCCTGTCCAAGGGAGCCGATGCCTTCCTGACCGCTTTTGCGATTGGAACTGGGATCGGGCTTGTGCTGTCTCTTTTTTAA
- a CDS encoding DUF3231 family protein, with translation MGVLSGNSKDEPLHYGEIFNLWQCSASAKMSLSTFQAFHYHAGDQDLKEVIDNFIDQVHREIKECDKLLKTHGITPPPGLPDRPSVKLEDIPAGARFSDPEIAAALSAAASLGLVVCSQAMGTSIREDLGAMFMKFHAQMAALGLQVLKMNKKKGWLVPPPLQLKTPEPVLV, from the coding sequence ATGGGTGTTTTATCCGGAAATTCCAAAGATGAACCGCTGCACTACGGGGAAATCTTCAACCTGTGGCAATGTTCCGCATCGGCCAAAATGTCCTTATCCACTTTCCAGGCTTTTCATTATCATGCTGGTGATCAGGATCTGAAAGAAGTCATTGATAATTTCATCGATCAGGTGCACCGGGAGATCAAGGAATGTGACAAGCTGCTGAAAACACACGGCATCACACCTCCTCCTGGACTCCCGGACCGCCCATCGGTGAAGCTGGAGGATATCCCCGCCGGAGCACGGTTCTCTGATCCTGAAATTGCCGCTGCCCTTTCTGCCGCCGCTTCCTTAGGCCTCGTGGTATGCAGCCAGGCTATGGGAACCTCGATCCGCGAAGACCTCGGGGCAATGTTCATGAAATTCCATGCGCAAATGGCCGCACTGGGACTGCAGGTGCTCAAAATGAATAAAAAGAAAGGCTGGCTGGTACCGCCTCCGCTTCAGCTTAAGACTCCGGAGCCTGTGTTGGTCTAA
- a CDS encoding helix-turn-helix transcriptional regulator: MPSASSYIQLAAPPFPYFLECNRTIYQPGDQHPNRNAMGKFDLLIIEQGCLYIGEEEKEWAVPAGHSLLLLPDRYHYSVKPCEEITSFTWIHFQTVGEWMIAEGDPVYARREEHFRQFLTFPYTIRVPQFGPLPHPFERSGQAEMLLQLNRARRSSAVWQQQRIFEEMLRMMDLAQLDAAGSHAVEIAEQTEAYLRNHYAEALTNTVLADELHFHYNYLARCMKRVYGLTPMEYLTDYRLEQAKLLLLKTEIPVSAVAERTGFESTAYFSRRFTGKVGISPLRYRKRYSR, encoded by the coding sequence ATGCCATCCGCCTCTTCGTATATTCAGCTGGCAGCACCGCCATTTCCTTATTTTCTGGAGTGCAACCGTACCATCTATCAGCCTGGAGACCAGCATCCTAACCGTAATGCTATGGGTAAATTCGACCTGCTTATTATTGAACAGGGCTGCCTGTATATCGGTGAAGAGGAGAAGGAATGGGCTGTGCCCGCCGGCCACAGCCTGCTGCTCCTGCCGGACCGTTATCATTACTCAGTCAAGCCGTGTGAGGAAATAACCAGTTTCACATGGATTCATTTTCAAACCGTCGGAGAATGGATGATTGCTGAGGGAGACCCCGTTTATGCCCGCCGGGAAGAGCACTTCCGGCAGTTCCTCACGTTTCCGTATACGATAAGGGTGCCGCAGTTCGGGCCGCTGCCGCACCCCTTTGAACGGAGCGGACAGGCTGAAATGCTGCTGCAGCTGAACCGTGCCAGACGCTCCAGCGCAGTATGGCAGCAGCAGCGGATCTTCGAGGAGATGCTGCGCATGATGGATCTGGCGCAGCTGGATGCGGCAGGAAGCCATGCAGTAGAGATTGCTGAGCAGACGGAGGCATATCTCCGCAATCATTATGCGGAAGCGCTCACCAATACAGTCCTCGCTGATGAACTGCATTTCCATTACAACTATTTAGCCCGCTGCATGAAGCGCGTCTACGGGCTGACACCGATGGAGTACTTGACAGATTACCGGCTGGAGCAGGCCAAACTGCTGCTGCTGAAGACGGAAATTCCTGTCTCTGCGGTCGCGGAGCGCACAGGGTTTGAGAGCACGGCCTACTTCTCACGGCGGTTCACAGGCAAGGTCGGCATCTCCCCTCTGCGTTACCGTAAGCGGTATTCACGATAA